In Nostoc sphaeroides, the genomic window GACCAAAGTAGTGTGCGAAAACCAAGTCATTGCTTTGGAAGATTTGAACGTGTCAGGAATGCTCAAAAACCGTTGTCTATCAAGGGCTATAAGCATTGCAGGATGGCGAGAATTCAGAACAATGTGTGACGCTAAATCAACTAAATTTGGGCGTGAGTTCGTTGTCATTAGCCGATGGGAGCCGACTAGCCAAATTTGCTCTAATTGTGGCTATCAATGGGGCAAACTTGATTTGTCGGTGAGGGAGATAGTTTGCATAAACTGCAATTCTCATCACTGTCGAGATGGTAACGCCGCCAAAAATATACAGAAAGTCGGGGTAGGGCATATCCACGACTCTAAACGGACACGGAGGGAGTGTAAGACCGAGGTTTCGGCTGTTCCTGTTGAACTGTCAACCCGACTAGAATACGAACAATTACGGTTGTTTGATTGCTAGAGAATCACTGTCCCTTGCAGGGCGGTGAGGATGTCAAAAGTCATACCATTTCACAATATTCGTGGTACAGCGTTGGTAAAAGCGTACAAATCTACGCCGCTACAGTCAATTCATCTGTTGCAAAAATTTTTGCGATCGCATTGCTATCTAGAATTTTAACTCGGTAGCTTGTTAAAAAATCGGGTAGTGTGGCGTTGAGGTGTTGAATTCTTGCTTATAAAAAACTTGTAATTTCTGTTACTAACTGTGAATTTATAGTCAATTTGATCGTAAGGCTGATTCTATATAGGACTTACGCAATAACTCTCTGAAACTCTTATTCCTTTGTGTCCTTTACGTCCTTTGCGGTTCGTTTTTTCATTATTTTGCGTAAGTCCTGCTATAGTAACTATTGGTTTTTAAGGGGAGCAAGAACTTGCTCCCTTTAATATTTAGACAATAGTAAAATTAGCGACAGTGAGTGTTGTAGTACTAATACCAGTCAGCGTTGCCAAGATTTCATCAGTAGCAGCCACTATGATGTTGTTACCAGTGAAACTTAGTTGATTGAAAGTCAGACCACCAGACAAGCCAATCAAATCGTTGTCCTTGCAGAAGTCGGTAATAATATCAGTACCTTCTCCATCAGCGAAGATAAATTTATCCTTGCCATTACCACCTGTGAGGATATCGCTACCAAGACCACCGCACAAGAGGTCGTTACCATTGCCCCCATTGAGGGTGTCTTTGCCATCACCACCGTAAAGGTTGTCCTTGCCATTGCCGCCATTGAGGTAGTCATTACCAGGAGTGCCGTGAAGGACATCATTGCCGTTGCCACCAAGTAGGCGATCGCCTACTTGGATAGTAACTTTAGCAGTGCTGGTGAGTTGGCGATCGCTGATGGTGTAGTTAAAGCTAGCCGCACCACTAAACCCGCAATTTGGGGTAAACACAATAAAATCATCTGCCGAGTTGCTAGGAGTGCCGTTATTTTGCAGCACGGCAGTACCATTGGTTGCACCACTGATATCAGTAATACTAAGGCTGATGCTATCGATATCAGTATCATTAGCCAGCAGAGTATTAGCTTGAATGTTCACAGCAGTATTTTTGGCAGAGGTAACAGTATCATTGACAGCAAGGGGTGCATCGTTGACTGGCTTAACCTCCACGTTAAAATTACTAGTAAGGGTGCCGCCATTGCCGTCACTGACAGTGTAAGTAAAACTGTCAGTACCGTTGTAGTTTGTGTTTGAGGTGTAAATAAAGTAGTCGTCGCTGGTATCGCTTAGAGTGCCGTTGTCATTGAATATCAGTGCGCCGTTGGCAGGACTGGTGAAGCCACTGATGCTTAAAGCATCGCCATCGATATCTTTTGTATATCTACTTAGAATGGTGCTAGCAAGGATGTTAACGGCAGTATCTTCTTTGGTGATAGCCTTAGCCCCAAAGCCAAAAATGACGTAGCTCTCCCCAGCACGGTATGCCCCGATAATCAGGTCATCAAAGCCGTCGCCATTGATGTCTCCAGCACTGCTGACTGAGTTGCCTGAATTGTCACGTTCATCGATGCCGTTGATCACGAAGCCGTTGCTGCCGTCTAGGGACGAGAGGTTGAGGCTAGCTCCAAAGCCACTGCTGCTGCCAAACACCACGTAACTCTCCCCAGCAGAGAACGTAGGGAACTGACCGGCACGGTATGCCCCGATAATTAAGTCGTCGAAGCCGTCACCGTTGAAGTCTCCAGCACTGCTAACGGAAAAGCCTGAATTCTCTTCTGCATCAATGCCGTTGATTACGAAGCCGTTACTGCCGTCTAGGGACGAGAGGTTGAGGCTAGCTCCAAAGCCACTGCTGCTGCCAAACACCACGTAGCTCTCCCCAGCACGGAATTTGTCATTGGGGGAGGCACGGTATGCCCCGATAATCAGGTCATCAAAGCCGTCACCATTGAAGTCTCCGGCATTGCTGACGGAGGAGCCTGAGTAGCCCCCCTCATCAATGCCGTTGATTACGAAGCCGTTGCTGCCATCTAAGGACGAGAGGTTGAGGCTAGCTCCAAAGCCGCTGCTGCTGCCAAACACCACGTAGCTCTCTCCAGCATTAGACTTGCCGTTGGGGTCGGCATTCTTTGCCCCAATAATCAGGTCATCAAAGCCATCACCGTTGATGTCTCCAGCACTGCTGACTGACTTACCTGAAAAGTCATACGCATCAATGCCGTTGATGGCAAAGCCATTAGTGCCGTTGAGGGTAGAGAGGTTGAGTTGGGCAGTAAAACCGCTCTTTTTGCCAAACACCACGTAGCTCTCCCCAGCAGCTAACTCGCCGTTGGAGCCGCCAATAATCAGGTCATCAAAGCCGTCACCATTGAAGTCTCCGGCACTGCTAACGGAGTCGCCTGAGTAGTCCTGCTGATCAATGCCGTTGATTACGAAGCCGTTGCTGCCGTCTAGGGACGAGAGATTGAGGCTAGCTCCAAAGCCACTGCTACTCCCATACACCACGTAGCTCTCGCCAGCAGATAACTTACCGTTGGGGTCGGCACCACTTACCCCAATAATCAGGTCATCAAAGCCGTCACTGTTGAAGTCTCCGGCAGTGCTGACTGAGTTGCCTGAGTAGCCAGGCTCATCAAAGCCGTTGATTACGAAGCCGTTACTGCCGTCTAGGGACGAGAGGTTGAGGCTAGTTCCAAAGCCACTGCTGCTGCCAAATACTACGTACTTCTCCCCGGCACCTCTTGTCGCGATAATTAGGTCATCAAAGCCGTCACTGTTGAAGTCCCCGGCATTGCTGACGGAGGAACCTGAATTGCCATTTGCGAAGCCGTTGAGGACGAAGCCGTTGCTGCCGTTGAGGTCAGATAAATTGATAGTAGAAATCAAGGTGGGTGGGTCATTCACCCCGTTGATGGTCAGGTTGACGCTAGCTGTACTGGTAAAACTGCGATCGCTGATAGTATAGGTGAAGCGATCGCTGCCAGTTTGGCCCACAGCTAAAGTTTCAAATTGAGCGTTGGGATCGTAAGTAAAAGTATTATCAGTATTGAGAGTCAGTAAAGCACCAGAACTCAGGGTAATAGGAACGCCAACATTCACCGCATTACCATCGACATTTGTCACCGCATTACCATCGACATTTGTCACCGCTAAGGGGTTGCTATCTGGGTCGCTGTCGTTGGCTAAGACCGAAATGTTAACGGCCGTGGCTTCGTCGGTGGTAGCCGTATCGATAACTGCGACTGGAGGCTGATTAGGAGTTGTAGTAGTCGCAAAGCCAAAAATGACGTATCTCTCTCCATTCGACGAAACTGGGCCTCTTGAGTAAACAGTTGCCCCGATACTCAGGTCATCAAAGCCATCGCCATTGATATCTCCAGCACTGCTGACGGAGGCACCTGAGTAACCAACTACATCAATACCCTTAATTATGAAGCCGTTGCTGCCATTGAGATCGGAGAGTTCGAGAACCCTTCCAAAACCGCTACTGTTGCCAAACACTACGTAGCTTTCCCCAGCATTATACTTGCCGTTGCTGTTGGCAACAGGTGCCCCAATAATCAGGTCATCAAAGCCGTCACCGTTGAAGTCTCCGGCATTGCTAACGGAGGAACCTGAGCGGTCACTTCGATTAATACCGTTAATCACGAAGCCGTTGCTACCGTCCAGGGATGAGAGATTGAGGCTAGCTCCAAAGCCACCACTGCTGCCAAATACTACGTAGCTCTCCCCAGCATATAACTTGCCGTTGGGGTTGGCATTAAATGCCCCAATAATCAGGTCATCAAAGCCGTCACCATTGAAGTCTCCGGCATTGCTGAGTGATCTGCCTGAGATGTCGCCCTGATCAATGCCGTTGATTACGAAGCCGTTGCTGCCGTCTAGGGATGAGAGATTGAGACTAGCTCCAAAGCCACTGCTGCTGCCAAACACCACGTAGCTCTCCCCAGCACGTAACTTGCCGTTGGGAGAGGCACTAGATGCTCCAATAATCAGGTCGTCGATACCGTCGCCGTTGATATCTCCGCCACTGCTAACGGAGTAACCGGAGGCGTCCCCCTGATCAATGCCGTTGATCACAAAGCCGTTGCTGCCGTCTAGGGACGAGAGATTGAGGACTGAACCAAAGCCACTGCTCTTGCCAAACACCACGTAACTTTCCCCAGCAGATTGCTGACCGTTGGGAGAAGCACTAGATGCTCCAATAATCAGGTCGTCGATGCCGTCGCCGTTGATATCTCCGCCACTGCTAACTCCAGAACCTGAGGCGTCCTCCTGATCAATGCCGTTGATCACAAAGCCGTTGCTGCCGTCTAGGGACGAGAGATTGAGGACTGAACCAAAGCCACTGCTCTTGCCAAACACCACGTAACTTTCCCCAGCAGATTGCTGACCGTTGGGGTTGGCAAAAGGCGCTCCAATAATCAGGTCGTCGATGCCGTCGCCGTTGATATCTCCGCCACTGCTAACGGAACCGCTTGAGCCATCCCCCCGAACAATGCCGTTGATCACGAAACCGTTGCTGCCGTCTAGGGATGAGAGATTGAGGACTGAACCAAAGCCACTGCTCTTGCCAAACACTACGTAGCTCTCCCCAGCAGATTGCTGATCTTTGGAGGAGGCATAAGGTGCCTGGATAATTAGGTCGTCGAAGCCGTCGCCGTTGATATCTCCGGCACTGCTTTTGGAGAAGCCTAGTTTAGAGCCATCGATCGCAAAACCATTGTTGCCATCGAGGTCAGAAAGGTTGAAAACTGCTGGATTAGGTGCCATTATTGTTGATTCCTCTAAATTATAAATTTTGATCCGATCCCACCGTTACCACCCGCCGAATTTCGTCGCTGCGAAATCCGAGCGCCATTGGACGACGTACCCCCAAAAGTGCTACCACGTCGTACAATTCCAGTACCACCCCCTCTATTCGCAGGGAATGGACAATATCGCCGTTTCTCAGGTCAATCACTAGTAACCCACAGCGAGGCTCAACGTTTTTCTGTTGCAATTTATCGTCTAGGGGCAAACCGCTAAAGGTCTTGTTATGCCTGGGTTGAGAAATTCCCACTACCGCAAAGTCGCCATGAAATGTACAACCGCGCAGATATCCCGGACAGAAGGCGACTGGCTCAAACACTCCCCGGTTTAAATCGACAAAGCCAAACTCTCCCGCGCCTGAGTTGAGCAGCCAGAGTTTTTCTTGATGCCAGCGTGGGGAGTGGGGCATGGACAGTCCGCGCAATACAATTTCATTGCTTTCTACGTCAATGACACAGCCACCGTTTGCCCGATGCTCCCGCCAGCCTTCTGCTACATCTGACTGGCTAACGGCGGTGACGTATTTAGGTTTTCCTTGCTGCATTGCCAACCCATTCAGGTGACATCGATCTTCCGCCGCTAGCTTGCTGATAAAGGTTGGTTGCCATAAAGGAACAAAACTGTGGGTTTCGCTGACTGTTGCCAAACAACTAAATAAGGTATTGACAAATACTAATTTTTGTGAGTTTAAATCTTTTTCTTCTGCTCTATTCAAAGTGATGTCGTGAATATCCAAATCTCCCGTTACATAACTCATCTGGGGCAAATAAAGAGCATCATAGCCTTGGTGGTTTTGTCCGGGTTGGATGATGTTTTCAAATCGCCACAGTTGGTACAGGGAACTCATGTAGAGGCTGCTGCCACTGGCATACAACCCCATGCATCGTTCAAAGCTACGTTCAAATACAGATAATTTGCCGTT contains:
- a CDS encoding TIGR03032 family protein is translated as MNPNESTIINKPSLEINASRQFTSWLYEQNLSLSFTTYQAGKLFFIGLQPNGKLSVFERSFERCMGLYASGSSLYMSSLYQLWRFENIIQPGQNHQGYDALYLPQMSYVTGDLDIHDITLNRAEEKDLNSQKLVFVNTLFSCLATVSETHSFVPLWQPTFISKLAAEDRCHLNGLAMQQGKPKYVTAVSQSDVAEGWREHRANGGCVIDVESNEIVLRGLSMPHSPRWHQEKLWLLNSGAGEFGFVDLNRGVFEPVAFCPGYLRGCTFHGDFAVVGISQPRHNKTFSGLPLDDKLQQKNVEPRCGLLVIDLRNGDIVHSLRIEGVVLELYDVVALLGVRRPMALGFRSDEIRRVVTVGSDQNL
- a CDS encoding beta strand repeat-containing protein, which translates into the protein MAPNPAVFNLSDLDGNNGFAIDGSKLGFSKSSAGDINGDGFDDLIIQAPYASSKDQQSAGESYVVFGKSSGFGSVLNLSSLDGSNGFVINGIVRGDGSSGSVSSGGDINGDGIDDLIIGAPFANPNGQQSAGESYVVFGKSSGFGSVLNLSSLDGSNGFVINGIDQEDASGSGVSSGGDINGDGIDDLIIGASSASPNGQQSAGESYVVFGKSSGFGSVLNLSSLDGSNGFVINGIDQGDASGYSVSSGGDINGDGIDDLIIGASSASPNGKLRAGESYVVFGSSSGFGASLNLSSLDGSNGFVINGIDQGDISGRSLSNAGDFNGDGFDDLIIGAFNANPNGKLYAGESYVVFGSSGGFGASLNLSSLDGSNGFVINGINRSDRSGSSVSNAGDFNGDGFDDLIIGAPVANSNGKYNAGESYVVFGNSSGFGRVLELSDLNGSNGFIIKGIDVVGYSGASVSSAGDINGDGFDDLSIGATVYSRGPVSSNGERYVIFGFATTTTPNQPPVAVIDTATTDEATAVNISVLANDSDPDSNPLAVTNVDGNAVTNVDGNAVNVGVPITLSSGALLTLNTDNTFTYDPNAQFETLAVGQTGSDRFTYTISDRSFTSTASVNLTINGVNDPPTLISTINLSDLNGSNGFVLNGFANGNSGSSVSNAGDFNSDGFDDLIIATRGAGEKYVVFGSSSGFGTSLNLSSLDGSNGFVINGFDEPGYSGNSVSTAGDFNSDGFDDLIIGVSGADPNGKLSAGESYVVYGSSSGFGASLNLSSLDGSNGFVINGIDQQDYSGDSVSSAGDFNGDGFDDLIIGGSNGELAAGESYVVFGKKSGFTAQLNLSTLNGTNGFAINGIDAYDFSGKSVSSAGDINGDGFDDLIIGAKNADPNGKSNAGESYVVFGSSSGFGASLNLSSLDGSNGFVINGIDEGGYSGSSVSNAGDFNGDGFDDLIIGAYRASPNDKFRAGESYVVFGSSSGFGASLNLSSLDGSNGFVINGIDAEENSGFSVSSAGDFNGDGFDDLIIGAYRAGQFPTFSAGESYVVFGSSSGFGASLNLSSLDGSNGFVINGIDERDNSGNSVSSAGDINGDGFDDLIIGAYRAGESYVIFGFGAKAITKEDTAVNILASTILSRYTKDIDGDALSISGFTSPANGALIFNDNGTLSDTSDDYFIYTSNTNYNGTDSFTYTVSDGNGGTLTSNFNVEVKPVNDAPLAVNDTVTSAKNTAVNIQANTLLANDTDIDSISLSITDISGATNGTAVLQNNGTPSNSADDFIVFTPNCGFSGAASFNYTISDRQLTSTAKVTIQVGDRLLGGNGNDVLHGTPGNDYLNGGNGKDNLYGGDGKDTLNGGNGNDLLCGGLGSDILTGGNGKDKFIFADGEGTDIITDFCKDNDLIGLSGGLTFNQLSFTGNNIIVAATDEILATLTGISTTTLTVANFTIV